From Aristaeella lactis, the proteins below share one genomic window:
- a CDS encoding SpoIIE family protein phosphatase, producing the protein MKHSLFRFFLIPLLISILTLSIIYAGALHYLDRQAQDALYQGQGHASNDIIIIGIDNQTLAELGTYGPGYRTYIAYALEKIASDPDHLPAVVAVDILYEGQTDPAADEQLARAAEKLGTVVTACMAEYGSEITWENGHAVSLDASAVISFVDPYESLKSVTTQGHINAMADKVDGVLRHAMLYVTKPGGEKVYSMAAQTAKIYMERIGKDFTLPDVDAAGHYYVPFAGQPGAFDDGYSLLNLLMGQITSDVWANKVVLIGPYAPAMQDAYITSANRGVPMNGVEYQANVIQSLLQKNLKTEAPDLIQFIAMALFCVGVTFLFFRLNTRISGIICISIIVMSLIGSWGFWLGGWVVHVLWLPVAIVMLYLASVIAHYVRTSMERHALELEKERVTTELSLATRIQSSFLPKVFPPFPDRHEFDLYASMTPAREVGGDLYDFFLIDEDHLCMVIGDVSGKGVPASLFMMLSSALIHHVAMHELSPAKILTSVNEEICSRNPEEMFVTVWLGVLEISTGILTAASAGHEFPAMKKPDGSFELIRDKHGFVLGGMEGVRYRDYTLQLEPGSRFFVYTDGVPEATDANKNMYGTERMLEALRQKQDSTPQEILSAVSQSVKDFVGPTEQFDDLTMLCLEYNGPQQS; encoded by the coding sequence ATGAAACATTCCCTTTTCCGTTTCTTCCTGATCCCTCTTCTCATCTCTATCCTTACCCTTTCCATCATCTACGCCGGTGCCCTCCATTACCTGGACCGTCAGGCCCAGGATGCCCTTTATCAGGGCCAGGGCCACGCTTCCAATGACATTATCATCATCGGCATCGACAACCAGACTCTTGCCGAGCTGGGCACCTACGGTCCCGGCTACCGCACCTATATCGCCTATGCCCTGGAAAAAATTGCCTCAGATCCGGATCACCTTCCCGCTGTCGTTGCGGTAGATATCCTTTATGAAGGCCAGACCGATCCCGCTGCGGATGAGCAGCTGGCCCGGGCAGCCGAAAAGCTCGGCACCGTGGTCACCGCCTGTATGGCGGAGTACGGCTCTGAGATCACCTGGGAAAACGGCCATGCTGTTTCCCTGGATGCTTCCGCGGTCATCAGCTTTGTCGATCCGTATGAATCCCTCAAATCTGTCACAACCCAGGGCCATATCAACGCCATGGCGGATAAGGTGGATGGTGTTCTACGCCATGCCATGCTCTATGTGACCAAACCCGGCGGTGAAAAAGTCTATTCCATGGCCGCCCAGACCGCGAAGATCTATATGGAGCGAATCGGAAAGGACTTCACCCTTCCGGACGTGGATGCTGCCGGTCACTATTATGTCCCCTTTGCCGGTCAGCCCGGTGCTTTCGATGACGGCTATTCCCTGCTGAACCTCCTGATGGGCCAGATCACTTCAGATGTCTGGGCCAATAAAGTGGTTCTCATCGGTCCCTATGCTCCGGCCATGCAGGATGCCTATATCACTTCCGCCAACCGTGGTGTTCCCATGAACGGTGTGGAGTACCAGGCCAATGTCATCCAGTCCCTCCTGCAGAAAAACCTGAAGACCGAGGCTCCTGACCTGATACAGTTTATCGCCATGGCCCTGTTCTGTGTGGGCGTCACTTTCCTCTTCTTCCGGCTGAACACCCGCATCAGCGGTATCATCTGTATCTCCATCATTGTGATGTCCCTCATCGGTTCCTGGGGCTTCTGGCTGGGCGGCTGGGTCGTCCATGTCCTCTGGCTGCCTGTAGCCATCGTCATGCTCTACCTGGCTTCTGTTATTGCCCATTATGTCCGTACCTCCATGGAGCGTCATGCCCTGGAGCTGGAAAAGGAGCGCGTCACCACAGAGCTTTCCCTGGCCACCAGGATCCAGTCCAGTTTCTTGCCCAAGGTCTTCCCGCCTTTCCCGGACCGGCATGAGTTTGATCTCTATGCTTCCATGACTCCCGCCCGGGAGGTCGGCGGTGACCTGTATGACTTCTTCCTCATTGATGAGGATCATCTGTGCATGGTTATCGGCGACGTATCCGGCAAAGGCGTTCCCGCGTCCCTTTTCATGATGCTGTCTTCCGCCCTGATCCACCATGTGGCCATGCATGAGCTTTCTCCCGCGAAGATCCTCACCTCCGTCAACGAGGAGATCTGCTCCCGTAATCCGGAAGAGATGTTTGTCACCGTCTGGCTGGGCGTCCTGGAGATTTCCACCGGTATCCTGACCGCTGCCAGTGCCGGCCATGAGTTCCCCGCCATGAAAAAGCCGGACGGCTCCTTTGAGCTCATCCGGGATAAACATGGTTTCGTCCTCGGCGGCATGGAGGGCGTCCGCTACCGGGATTACACCCTCCAGCTGGAACCCGGCTCCCGCTTCTTCGTCTACACAGACGGTGTCCCTGAAGCCACCGACGCCAATAAAAACATGTACGGCACCGAAAGGATGCTCGAAGCCCTTCGTCAGAAACAGGACAGCACCCCGCAGGAAATCCTCTCCGCCGTCAGCCAGTCTGTCAAGGACTTCGTCGGCCCCACCGAGCAGTTCGACGACCTCACCATGCTGTGTTTGGAATATAACGGCCCTCAGCAGTCCTGA